From the genome of Hymenobacter sp. PAMC 26628, one region includes:
- a CDS encoding glycosyltransferase family 2 protein, whose amino-acid sequence MKLVSIIIPCYNYGWLLAETLDSVLAQTYSNWECIVVDDGSVDATRAVAEEYLHRDKRFRYVYQENKGISSTRNHGIRLAQGEYYQFLDADDLLAPRKLETQVAILEAQPAVDLVYGDVRYFRHGNPDALSRSFNMEDEVWMSKLQGQGLVLVNQLVVRNEMVMNAPLLRAELVSRVGPFSERMHCMEDWDFWMRCAIADANFQYEDTPDMWSLVRIHPTSTSQNNDRMVSFMGEVREQLEKSLLKINAVQALAINKAELRAIRGRNAVYNVERGSLALGARLFWQLARESGRYGYYVHAMAYRLRQRWRKE is encoded by the coding sequence ATGAAGCTGGTTAGTATCATCATACCGTGTTATAACTATGGCTGGCTTTTAGCTGAGACCCTTGATTCTGTATTGGCGCAAACGTACTCCAATTGGGAATGCATTGTGGTAGACGACGGCTCGGTCGATGCGACGAGAGCAGTTGCAGAAGAATACCTGCACCGCGATAAACGGTTTCGCTACGTGTACCAAGAAAACAAAGGGATTTCCAGCACTCGAAACCACGGAATTCGATTGGCCCAGGGCGAATACTACCAATTCCTGGATGCGGACGATTTGCTAGCTCCCCGTAAATTAGAGACGCAAGTAGCCATTTTGGAAGCTCAGCCCGCGGTAGATTTAGTCTACGGCGACGTGCGATATTTTCGCCACGGCAACCCTGACGCATTAAGTCGGTCGTTCAACATGGAGGACGAAGTGTGGATGTCGAAGCTGCAAGGTCAGGGTTTGGTATTGGTGAATCAGTTGGTGGTGCGAAACGAAATGGTAATGAACGCTCCTTTGCTTCGAGCGGAACTGGTAAGCCGGGTTGGACCTTTCTCGGAGCGAATGCACTGCATGGAAGATTGGGATTTTTGGATGCGTTGCGCTATTGCTGATGCTAATTTCCAATACGAAGACACACCTGATATGTGGTCGCTGGTGCGTATACATCCAACCAGCACCAGTCAAAACAACGACCGAATGGTTTCTTTCATGGGAGAGGTTCGGGAGCAGTTAGAAAAGTCTTTGCTGAAAATAAATGCAGTACAAGCACTGGCTATCAATAAGGCCGAGCTACGGGCAATCAGGGGCCGCAACGCAGTGTACAACGTAGAGCGGGGTAGCTTGGCGCTAGGGGCACGGCTGTTCTGGCAGTTGGCACGCGAGTCGGGCCGCTACGGCTATTATGTCCACGCGATGGCTTACCGCCTGCGCCAGCGCTGGCGCAAAGAATAA